GCCGGGCTCGTAACTCATATCTTCAGGCGCGGCGGTTTCGTTGCCGTCGTCCATCAACGAAAAATCCAATAAGCGGTGGGTGTAATCGAACGTCGGACCAAGCACCTGACCGCCGGGCAAATCCTTAAACGTTGCAGAAATGCGGCGGCGCACGTTCATCGCGCCAGTGTCGATGGGTTCCGATGTCGCGAACCGCGGCAACGTGGTGCGGAAAGCGCGCAGCAGAAAAATCGCTTCGACCAGATCGCCTCGCGCCTGCTTGATGGCCAACGCCGCCAAGTCGCGATCGTAGAGCGAACCTTCGGTCATCACGCGATCAACTGCCAAGGTCATCTGCGCTTTGATCTGGGCGATGCTCAGTTCCGGAACGCCGGTGTCGCCGCGACGTTCTTCGGCAAGCAACGCGTGGGCGTTCTCGATGGCTTTTTCGCCCCCTTTAACGGCTACGTACATCCTTCAGCCCTCCACTTTTGTGGTGCGCGGCAGGCACACGACCTCTGCGCCCGCCGTTAAAATCAAATCGATGCCACGCGGGAACATGCGGTTGTTGGCGCGCACGGCCTGCCAGAATTCATCGGTGACGCCGCTAACGCTCAAAGCGCGCGTGCCTTTGATGCCGGGACCGCTGAGTGTCATTCCGTCTGCGTTGGACAGGCCATCGACCTGAACGATCAAGGTGGTCGACAAGTCGGGGCGTTCATCCGTTCCGGGGTTGAAGCGATTGAATCCTTTGACCGCGCCGACATCAGAGAACAATGCGGTGCGCGCCGTGCTGGGATCTTGGGTCACGGGGCAACCGCAATGAAAGCGCAGGTAGTTCATTGCTTCACCACTGGACGCGATGTCCGCATCGGCCCAAATGGGTGTCTCGAAATCCACGAGGCTCAGACAGATCGCCGCCGTCGCGGTGTTAAGGGGGTGGGGCGCGGCCTCAACATCATCGATCGTAATGATCTTACCCGGATGCGACATCGCATCGAGCAGGGCGCGAAACACCCGCTGGCTGCCATGAACGGGATCGTCGAATCCGGCCATCGGGGCGACGGGAACAGCTTGCATGGTCATGATCTCAATCTCCGTCAATCGTCGCCACGAACCATGGTGAAGAAATCCACCTTGGTCGTCGCCACCTTGCGCGCGTCTTGCGCACGTTTGTCGCGCAGGTCATTCTCCGCGGGCTCGATCAATTCACGTTTCAACAGCGCGCGGCGCTCGGGGTCTTGCAGCAAGGCATCGAACAACGCCGCCAATTCGGCATGACGGTGATCGCGGCCCGCCACATAGGACTGCCCCATGCGTCCGTCAGTGGTGCGTACGACGCACCGGGTGACGGTCATTTCGCCTAGATTGAAACGCGCACCTTCGCCGCCAGCGCGGCCGCGCACCATCACCATGCCGGTTTCCGGTGCACGCAACACGCCGTATTCGGGGCGATCGGCGAGCTCTTGCCAAAACGATTCAAGCGTCGCTTTGGGCGTACGCGCCAAAACACCCATCCAAGCCTGACGGTCCTTGTGTTGATCGAAGAACCCTGCACCGGATGATTGATCACCGGATTGATTACGGGACTTGACGGACGACATGCACATCTCCTAAATTTGTCTAGACATCTATATGTCTTTGTGTCTATTTACGCGTCTTCGCAGAGCGCGTCAAAGAGGCTTTGTTGAATTTTTTGTAACGATATTCATATGAGTTAAAAACATGATCGCACATGCCTCCCCCCCCGAACCCGCACACATCGAACGCGGCCATGGCGTCGCTTTGTGGCGGCAAATTCGCGAAGCCCTGAAATCGGAAATTCTCGCCGGCGACATTCGTCCCGGCGACATGCTGCCCACCGAACAAGCCCTGTCGGCGCGCTTTTCCGTGAACCGCCACACGGTGCGCCGCGCCATCGCCTCGTTGACCGAGGATGGACTGGTCGCCGCCCGTCAAGGCCACGGCACCTACGTGCCCGAAGCGATCCTCGACTACGCGGTGAAAAAGCGCACCCGCTTCAGCGAAGCCGTCAGCGCACAGAGCCGCGTGCCCAACGCCGACGTGATCGCCATGGACGTGTTCGCCAGCACCGCGAAGATCGCCAAGGCGCTGGGAATACGGCGTGGCGTCAAAGTCATGCGCATTCGCACCCTGGGCGGTGCGGATGGTCGACCGTTGAGCCTTGCCGATCATCACTTCGTCGCCAGCCGTTTTCCTGGGCTGGATAAAGCGGTGGCTGAGACCGGATCGATTTCCGCCGCCCTGCGCATGTTCGGCGTCACCGACTACGTGCGCAAAAC
This region of Magnetovibrio sp. genomic DNA includes:
- the phnF gene encoding phosphonate metabolism transcriptional regulator PhnF encodes the protein MIAHASPPEPAHIERGHGVALWRQIREALKSEILAGDIRPGDMLPTEQALSARFSVNRHTVRRAIASLTEDGLVAARQGHGTYVPEAILDYAVKKRTRFSEAVSAQSRVPNADVIAMDVFASTAKIAKALGIRRGVKVMRIRTLGGADGRPLSLADHHFVASRFPGLDKAVAETGSISAALRMFGVTDYVRKTTQVTARLPNREDAELLAQPASRPVLMAESVNVLADGTPLEYGRTQFCGDRVQMLFET
- the phnG gene encoding phosphonate C-P lyase system protein PhnG — its product is MSSVKSRNQSGDQSSGAGFFDQHKDRQAWMGVLARTPKATLESFWQELADRPEYGVLRAPETGMVMVRGRAGGEGARFNLGEMTVTRCVVRTTDGRMGQSYVAGRDHRHAELAALFDALLQDPERRALLKRELIEPAENDLRDKRAQDARKVATTKVDFFTMVRGDD
- the phnH gene encoding phosphonate C-P lyase system protein PhnH — its product is MTMQAVPVAPMAGFDDPVHGSQRVFRALLDAMSHPGKIITIDDVEAAPHPLNTATAAICLSLVDFETPIWADADIASSGEAMNYLRFHCGCPVTQDPSTARTALFSDVGAVKGFNRFNPGTDERPDLSTTLIVQVDGLSNADGMTLSGPGIKGTRALSVSGVTDEFWQAVRANNRMFPRGIDLILTAGAEVVCLPRTTKVEG